In one window of Zygosaccharomyces rouxii strain CBS732 chromosome E complete sequence DNA:
- a CDS encoding class I SAM-dependent methyltransferase (similar to uniprot|P32643 Saccharomyces cerevisiae YER175C TMT1 Trans-aconitate methyltransferase), with amino-acid sequence MSAFSEKDFDAKSYSSSRPSYPDEFYRVIDEYHVGARNRLIDVGCGPGVATFQLADKLKPFNQIFGTDISNTMVERARGRKGENFEKYEGVNFEVSPGDDFSFLKGPDNKCDMVTAVQCVHWLDFDSFQKSVAAVLREGGTFVIWGYADPIFPEYPKLDALLDDFSYGPDHLGPYWESGRQILRNLLRDLHLNTELFTDFQEACFNIDYIRSNQTDPLLIKRTITLAQFQDYLKTWSAFHSWKKSHSQERDITEGFVDRVQQLYPHLTKRSKFQVVWKSFYKLCRKL; translated from the coding sequence ATGTCTGCATTTTCGGAAAAAGACTTCGACGCAAAAAGCTATTCGAGCAGCAGACCTTCTTATCCAGACGAATTCTACCGAGTTATAGATGAATACCATGTGGGAGCTCGCAATCGATTGATAGACGTTGGATGTGGCCCTGGCGTTGCAACGTTCCAATTAGCTGATAAGCTGAAGCCatttaatcaaatttttggtaCTGATATTTCCAATACAATGGTAGAAAGGGCTAGGGGACGTAAGGGAGAgaattttgagaaatatGAAGGGGTAAACTTTGAAGTATCACCTGGAGATGATTTCAGCTTTCTGAAAGGACCTGATAATAAATGTGATATGGTAACAGCTGTACAATGTGTTCATTGGTTAGATTTTGACAGTTTTCAGAAATCTGTTGCCGCAGTTCTCCGTGAAGGTGGAACTTTCGTCATTTGGGGTTATGCGGACCCCATCTTTCCCGAATACCCAAAATTAGATGCCTTACTCGATGATTTCAGTTATGGACCAGATCATCTAGGTCCTTATTGGGAATCGGGACGTCAGATCTTGAGAAATCTACTGAGAGATCTTCATTTAAACACTGAACTTTTCACAGATTTTCAAGAAGCATGTTTCAATATTGACTACATTAGATCTAACCAGACTGACCCTCTTCTCATAAAAAGGACCATTACTTTAGcccaatttcaagattACCTAAAAACCTGGAGCGCCTTCcattcttggaaaaagaGTCATTCACAGGAGAGAGACATCACAGAGGGTTTTGTGGATCGTGTTCAGCAACTATACCCTCATTTGACAAAGcgatcaaaatttcaagtgGTCTGGAAATCCTTCTACAAATTGTGCCGAAAATTGTGA